From Rhodococcus sp. B7740, one genomic window encodes:
- a CDS encoding HNH endonuclease — MKNSQHRHRQLPPTEGRTTHDQRETASGASPLRVVPTAHTATGDDAVPAWVKRRVLLLNATFEPLTALPMRRAVVLLVCGKADVVHDDPEGPFIRSADFSVQVPSVIRLRTFVRVPYRARVPMTRAALMHRDRFRCAYCGSKAETVDHVVPRSRGGGHSWENCVACCASCNHRKADKLLSEIGWTLRAQLVPPKGPHWRLLATTKELDPTWLAYLGEGAA, encoded by the coding sequence ATGAAGAACTCGCAACACCGCCATCGACAACTCCCGCCCACTGAGGGCCGCACCACGCACGACCAGCGTGAGACGGCCTCGGGGGCTTCTCCGCTGCGTGTGGTGCCGACGGCTCACACCGCCACGGGCGACGACGCCGTTCCGGCGTGGGTCAAGCGCCGTGTGCTGCTCCTCAATGCCACATTCGAACCACTGACCGCGCTTCCGATGCGCCGGGCGGTGGTTCTTCTCGTTTGTGGGAAAGCCGACGTGGTGCACGACGATCCGGAGGGCCCGTTCATTCGGTCTGCGGACTTCTCGGTCCAGGTGCCGTCGGTGATCAGATTGCGGACGTTCGTCCGTGTTCCGTACCGAGCGCGAGTGCCGATGACCCGCGCCGCGCTGATGCACCGCGATCGGTTCCGGTGCGCGTACTGCGGAAGCAAAGCCGAAACCGTCGACCATGTGGTCCCGCGTAGTCGCGGAGGTGGCCACTCGTGGGAGAACTGCGTCGCTTGCTGCGCCTCGTGCAACCATCGCAAGGCGGACAAATTGCTCAGTGAGATCGGCTGGACACTGCGCGCCCAGTTGGTGCCGCCCAAGGGTCCGCACTGGCGACTGTTGGCGACGACCAAGGAGCTCGACCCGACGTGGCTCGCGTACCTCGGTGAGGGTGCTGCCTGA
- the ctaJ gene encoding aa3-type cytochrome oxidase subunit CtaJ, translating to MSIFETTLIFGVIPVAVIGLLGALSYLTDKQPGMDVPPYRLTDEWTREPLLWSATDEVTPFGGHGSHDADTADSIGGSASGKW from the coding sequence GTGAGCATTTTTGAGACCACGCTGATATTCGGGGTGATTCCGGTTGCGGTGATCGGACTCCTCGGCGCGTTGTCCTACTTGACCGACAAGCAGCCCGGTATGGACGTTCCGCCCTACCGACTGACGGACGAGTGGACGCGCGAGCCATTGCTGTGGAGTGCTACGGACGAGGTGACTCCCTTCGGAGGCCACGGTTCGCACGACGCCGACACAGCCGACTCGATCGGAGGTTCCGCAAGTGGCAAGTGGTGA
- a CDS encoding DUF5130 family protein: protein MASGELVRSDVREEDLPFGAALTSSGRVSAAHEFGTANPEHLPFATQDLVALDDALTQAIRQTKIRFNVYIGDLGVDPAAGADSVFPGTPDAVRSVLIAVDPNRHALEIRTGKRVSNRATDRVAQLGVTAALGPFRDGNLIDGLVTSVRVMAASILSP, encoded by the coding sequence GTGGCAAGTGGTGAACTCGTCCGCAGTGACGTCAGAGAAGAAGACCTGCCTTTCGGGGCTGCGCTCACCTCGAGCGGCCGCGTCTCGGCGGCTCACGAGTTCGGGACCGCGAATCCCGAGCACCTGCCGTTCGCCACGCAGGACCTGGTTGCGCTCGACGACGCACTCACCCAAGCGATTCGGCAGACCAAGATCCGGTTCAACGTCTACATCGGTGATCTCGGCGTCGATCCGGCCGCGGGTGCGGATTCGGTGTTTCCCGGGACTCCCGATGCCGTTCGCTCGGTTCTGATCGCCGTCGACCCCAATCGGCACGCACTCGAGATCCGCACCGGAAAGCGAGTGTCCAATCGAGCGACCGACCGGGTCGCACAGTTGGGTGTCACCGCGGCCCTCGGCCCGTTCCGCGACGGAAACCTCATCGACGGTCTGGTCACCTCCGTCCGGGTGATGGCCGCGTCCATCCTGAGCCCCTAG